In one window of Enterobacteriaceae endosymbiont of Plateumaris rustica DNA:
- the rpoZ gene encoding DNA-directed RNA polymerase subunit omega, with translation MARLTVENAIKKIGNRFDLVLIAAKRARQIQIRGKSPLLSKKNDKTTVLALREIEQGLINKKILNDYEQIENQEFHSMKIKPINYY, from the coding sequence ATGGCTAGATTAACCGTAGAAAATGCAATTAAAAAAATTGGTAATCGTTTTGATTTAGTACTTATAGCTGCAAAAAGAGCAAGACAAATACAAATAAGAGGTAAAAGTCCTTTATTATCTAAAAAAAATGATAAAACAACAGTTTTAGCATTAAGAGAAATTGAACAAGGATTAATAAATAAAAAAATTTTAAATGATTATGAACAAATTGAAAATCAAGAATTTCATTCTATGAAAATAAAACCTATTAATTACTATTAA